In Actinoplanes sp. NBC_00393, a single genomic region encodes these proteins:
- a CDS encoding translation initiation factor III encodes MARSKNNQRAAAPRVAVDVESTGTRPASKSAVTLLVISVLAAIWAVAMMTTPGRVGYYYFFAYAEFYMGVISLVSLSVTIMVGLVATDRLVLSIRQRVLLQSGHRTTGLIAVSALFVHVWTKYAEEHIRFIDIVVPFMMPGFNRVYVGLGTIAGWVMVLVMWTGIARSKFIGRGKPWMWRSIHAISYLVWPIALVHGLAAGRPAATWVTVSYVICVLGVVVGLLVRLSVSLNRRKDFSSSAGTGTAAIKPVGKLVPTATPAPRRPGRRGEPAVDLLAPAGPAADTWVPAAPPARPVSPAPRPPVQAPVEEDYPPARGRRQPELEAPAPRPRRAAEDDDRYDTSTRAISRRDIEEERYRYEEEPAPRSRGSRSQEIYDAGPRRGRRFDDDEPSPRDTGTRMRRDDLESTGTRMRRDDLESTGTRMRRDDLESTGTRMRRDDPESTGTRMRRDDLESTGTRMRRDDLESTGTRMRRYADDEPPPRARRREPEFDDAPRGRRDEYDEVPRQRGARYEEPYAEEEAPRRADGRHSSRSQFVDLSADQWGGEPGYDDSPTLVEAAPRRSRRAAPPEDEPRARRNRRGGGDEDDAYFSQLRGDAR; translated from the coding sequence ATGGCCCGGTCGAAGAACAACCAGCGAGCCGCCGCCCCGCGGGTGGCTGTCGACGTCGAATCCACCGGTACGCGCCCGGCGTCCAAATCCGCGGTGACACTGCTCGTCATCAGCGTCCTGGCCGCCATCTGGGCGGTGGCGATGATGACCACACCCGGCCGTGTCGGGTACTACTACTTCTTCGCCTACGCCGAGTTCTACATGGGCGTGATCAGCCTCGTGTCGCTCTCGGTCACCATCATGGTCGGCCTGGTGGCGACCGACCGGCTGGTGTTGAGCATCCGTCAGCGCGTGCTGCTGCAGTCCGGCCACCGGACCACCGGCCTGATCGCGGTCTCCGCGCTGTTCGTGCACGTCTGGACGAAGTACGCCGAGGAGCACATCCGCTTCATCGACATCGTCGTCCCGTTCATGATGCCCGGCTTCAACCGGGTGTACGTCGGTCTCGGCACCATCGCCGGCTGGGTGATGGTGCTGGTCATGTGGACCGGCATCGCCCGCTCGAAGTTCATCGGCCGCGGCAAGCCGTGGATGTGGCGCAGCATTCACGCCATCTCCTACCTGGTGTGGCCGATCGCCCTGGTGCACGGGCTCGCGGCGGGCCGCCCGGCCGCCACCTGGGTGACGGTCAGCTACGTCATCTGCGTGCTCGGTGTCGTGGTCGGCCTGCTCGTACGGTTGTCGGTGAGCCTGAACCGCCGCAAGGACTTCTCGTCCTCGGCCGGCACCGGCACCGCCGCCATCAAGCCGGTCGGGAAGCTCGTGCCGACCGCGACGCCGGCGCCCCGCCGTCCCGGCCGTCGTGGCGAGCCCGCGGTGGACCTGCTCGCCCCGGCCGGACCGGCCGCGGACACCTGGGTCCCGGCGGCGCCGCCGGCCCGTCCGGTCAGCCCGGCGCCCCGCCCGCCGGTGCAGGCCCCGGTGGAGGAGGACTACCCGCCGGCGCGCGGCCGGCGCCAGCCCGAGCTGGAGGCCCCCGCGCCGCGGCCGCGCCGCGCCGCCGAGGACGACGACCGCTACGACACCTCCACCCGGGCCATCTCGCGCCGGGACATCGAGGAGGAGCGTTACCGGTACGAGGAGGAGCCGGCCCCGCGCAGCCGGGGCAGCCGCTCGCAGGAGATCTACGACGCCGGACCGCGCCGCGGACGCCGTTTCGACGACGACGAGCCGTCGCCGCGTGACACCGGCACGCGGATGCGCCGGGACGACCTGGAGTCCACGGGCACGCGGATGCGCCGGGACGACCTGGAGTCGACCGGCACCCGCATGCGCCGGGACGACCTGGAGTCCACCGGCACCCGCATGCGCCGCGATGACCCGGAGTCGACCGGCACGCGGATGCGCCGCGACGACCTGGAGTCGACCGGCACCCGCATGCGCCGGGACGACCTGGAGTCCACCGGCACCCGGATGCGCCGGTACGCCGACGACGAGCCGCCCCCGCGGGCCCGCCGCCGCGAGCCGGAGTTCGACGACGCCCCCCGCGGCCGCCGCGACGAGTACGACGAGGTGCCCCGCCAGCGTGGCGCCCGGTACGAGGAGCCGTACGCCGAGGAGGAAGCGCCCCGCCGCGCCGACGGCCGGCACAGCAGCCGCAGCCAGTTCGTCGACCTCTCCGCCGACCAGTGGGGCGGCGAGCCCGGCTACGACGACAGCCCGACCCTGGTGGAGGCCGCCCCGCGCCGTTCCCGGCGTGCGGCCCCGCCGGAGGACGAGCCCCGCGCCCGGCGCAACCGCCGCGGCGGCGGCGACGAGGACGACGCGTACTTCTCGCAGCTGCGTGGTGACGCACGTTGA
- a CDS encoding DUF3455 domain-containing protein: MTRSSIPAGLGALALVAVAVPAGVSFAGTERPAAESRPATTQADSAAAETPKVPPALAPPPGHVVHAVLKARGVQVYGCQSGAWALIEPAASLTGVTVRPVKRTTALHFRGPSWQSDQDGSLVEGNREGVLQVPSDNPDSIPQLRIAAKTTRGDGVFGKVTYIQRLDTVGGVAPRKACTGSATTAVPYRAVYRFFVAKG; the protein is encoded by the coding sequence GTGACCAGATCGTCGATTCCCGCCGGGCTGGGCGCTCTCGCGCTCGTCGCGGTAGCGGTCCCGGCCGGCGTCTCGTTCGCCGGCACCGAGCGGCCCGCGGCCGAGTCCCGGCCGGCGACCACGCAGGCCGACAGCGCCGCCGCTGAGACGCCGAAGGTGCCGCCGGCCCTGGCGCCGCCGCCCGGTCACGTCGTCCACGCGGTGCTCAAGGCCCGCGGCGTCCAGGTCTACGGGTGCCAGAGCGGCGCGTGGGCCCTGATCGAGCCGGCCGCCTCGCTGACCGGGGTCACCGTGCGGCCGGTGAAGCGGACGACCGCGCTGCACTTCCGTGGTCCCAGCTGGCAGTCGGATCAGGACGGCTCGCTGGTGGAGGGCAACCGGGAGGGCGTGCTGCAGGTCCCGTCCGACAATCCGGACAGCATCCCGCAGCTGCGGATCGCCGCGAAGACCACGCGCGGTGACGGGGTGTTCGGCAAGGTCACCTACATCCAGCGGCTGGACACGGTCGGCGGGGTCGCGCCCCGGAAGGCCTGCACGGGCTCGGCCACCACCGCGGTTCCGTACCGGGCGGTCTACCGGTTCTTCGTGGCCAAGGGCTGA
- a CDS encoding glycoside hydrolase family 6 protein: MRPIPTRARALAAAAAVSVVAGGGAVAMANSASAAAGCRVNYTVNQWNTGFTGNITVTNLGDPISGGWNLTWSWPGNQTITQGWSASITQSGQNVTATNPSWAASLATNGTANFGFNGNYSGTNTAPTTFSLNGTACTGTVPSSPAPSSPAPSSPAPSSPAPSSPAPSSPAPSNPNPGVKVDNPYAGAKGYVNPEWKAKAESVSGGSRVSNNPTAVWIDRIAAINGTTGSSSNGSMGVRDHLDEALEQGAGYIQFVIYNLPGRDCAALASNGELGVNDLPKYKTDYIDPIAAIQSDAKYASLRIINIVEIDSLPNLVTNVAGQAGATATCDTMKANGGYVQGIGYALQKLGALGNVYNYVDAAHHGWIGWDSNFGPTADIMLEAARASGNVRNVHGFITNTANYSALKEPFIQPTTTVGGQNIRQSKWIDWNQYTDELTFAQAFRNKLVSIGFDSGIGMLIDTSRNGWGGSARPTAASTSTDVNTYVNASRIDRRIHAGNWCNQSGAGLGERPKAAPESGIDAYVWVKPPGESDGSSKLIPNNEGKGFDQMCDPAYTGNARNGNSLSGALPDAPISGAWFSAQFAQLMANAYPAL; encoded by the coding sequence ATGAGACCCATCCCCACCCGTGCGCGCGCTCTCGCGGCAGCTGCCGCTGTGAGCGTCGTGGCCGGCGGCGGTGCTGTCGCCATGGCCAACAGCGCGAGTGCCGCGGCCGGATGTCGCGTCAACTACACGGTGAACCAGTGGAACACCGGCTTCACCGGCAACATCACCGTCACCAACCTCGGCGACCCGATCAGCGGCGGCTGGAACCTGACCTGGTCGTGGCCCGGCAACCAGACGATCACCCAGGGCTGGAGCGCGTCGATCACCCAGTCCGGGCAGAACGTCACCGCCACCAACCCGTCGTGGGCGGCCTCGCTGGCCACCAACGGCACGGCGAACTTCGGCTTCAACGGCAACTACTCGGGTACGAACACCGCGCCCACGACGTTCTCGCTGAACGGCACGGCCTGCACCGGCACTGTCCCGAGCTCCCCGGCGCCCAGTTCCCCCGCGCCCAGCTCGCCGGCACCCAGCTCGCCCGCGCCGAGCTCCCCGGCGCCGAGCTCCCCGGCGCCGTCGAACCCGAACCCGGGCGTGAAGGTCGACAACCCGTACGCCGGGGCCAAGGGCTACGTGAACCCGGAGTGGAAGGCCAAGGCCGAGTCGGTCTCCGGCGGCAGCCGGGTCTCGAACAACCCGACCGCGGTCTGGATCGACCGGATCGCCGCCATCAACGGCACCACGGGCAGCAGCTCGAACGGGTCGATGGGCGTGCGTGACCACCTGGACGAGGCTCTCGAGCAGGGCGCCGGTTACATCCAGTTCGTCATCTACAACCTGCCCGGCCGGGACTGCGCGGCGCTCGCCTCCAACGGTGAGCTCGGCGTGAACGACCTGCCGAAGTACAAGACCGACTACATCGACCCGATCGCCGCGATCCAGAGCGACGCGAAGTACGCCAGCCTGCGGATCATCAACATCGTCGAGATCGACTCGCTGCCGAACCTGGTCACCAACGTGGCCGGTCAGGCCGGCGCCACGGCGACCTGCGACACGATGAAGGCGAACGGCGGCTACGTCCAGGGCATCGGCTACGCGCTGCAGAAGCTGGGCGCGCTCGGCAACGTCTACAACTACGTGGACGCCGCCCACCACGGCTGGATCGGCTGGGACTCGAACTTCGGCCCGACCGCGGACATCATGCTCGAGGCCGCCCGTGCCTCCGGCAACGTCCGTAACGTGCACGGCTTCATCACCAACACCGCCAACTACTCGGCGCTGAAGGAGCCGTTCATCCAGCCGACCACCACGGTCGGTGGCCAGAACATCCGCCAGTCCAAGTGGATCGACTGGAACCAGTACACCGATGAGCTGACCTTCGCCCAGGCGTTCCGGAACAAGCTGGTCTCGATCGGCTTCGACTCCGGCATCGGCATGCTGATCGACACCTCCCGCAACGGCTGGGGCGGCTCGGCCCGGCCCACCGCGGCGAGCACCTCGACCGACGTGAACACCTACGTCAACGCCTCCCGCATCGACCGCCGGATCCACGCCGGCAACTGGTGCAACCAGTCCGGTGCCGGCCTCGGCGAGCGTCCGAAGGCTGCCCCGGAGTCCGGGATCGACGCCTACGTCTGGGTCAAGCCGCCGGGTGAGTCGGACGGCTCCAGCAAGCTCATCCCGAACAACGAGGGCAAGGGCTTCGACCAGATGTGCGACCCGGCCTACACCGGTAACGCCCGTAACGGCAACAGCCTGTCCGGCGCGCTGCCCGACGCCCCGATCTCGGGCGCCTGGTTCTCCGCGCAGTTCGCGCAGCTGATGGCGAACGCCTACCCGGCGCTCTGA
- a CDS encoding RNA polymerase sigma factor encodes MTIQRADLWPAGDFGRVFDLYSRAVYNHAFRLTGSWSTAEDITQATFLTAWRRRDEVRLVDGSPLPWLLVTAGHQARSEQRTLTRWRNRLFRAPTETTVADPADDVAGRLDDERRMREVLAAVRRLPPAGPPTSAPPC; translated from the coding sequence GTGACGATCCAGCGTGCGGACCTGTGGCCGGCCGGCGACTTCGGGCGCGTCTTCGACCTGTACAGCCGCGCGGTCTACAACCACGCGTTCCGGCTGACCGGCTCCTGGTCGACGGCCGAGGACATCACCCAGGCCACCTTCCTGACCGCGTGGCGGCGCCGCGACGAGGTACGCCTCGTCGACGGTTCACCCCTCCCCTGGCTGCTCGTCACCGCCGGCCATCAGGCCCGCTCCGAACAGCGCACCCTCACCCGCTGGCGCAACCGGCTGTTCCGGGCGCCCACGGAGACGACGGTGGCCGACCCGGCCGACGACGTGGCCGGCCGCCTCGACGACGAGCGCAGGATGCGCGAGGTGCTCGCCGCCGTCCGCCGCCTGCCTCCGGCCGGGCCGCCCACATCCGCGCCGCCCTGCTGA
- a CDS encoding HAD family hydrolase: MVIRALIFDFDGLLMDTETTLLDSWRHEWRRHGLELDESTFFADHGGDMSEHRYAVLAGAVGPGFDRAASHARRIAYREGLHEGLGLAAGITAWFGEAERLGLRLAVASSSVRSWVAGNLARTGDLDRFEVLACGDEVTAYKPDPAVYRLALDRLGLPPEQALAFEDSPHGVAAAHAAGLRCVAIPNPFTDAARYARADLVLPTAAAVNLTEVLERCAATG; encoded by the coding sequence ATGGTCATCCGGGCATTGATCTTCGATTTCGACGGTCTGCTCATGGACACCGAGACCACCCTGCTGGACAGCTGGCGGCACGAGTGGCGCCGGCACGGGCTGGAACTCGACGAGTCGACCTTCTTCGCCGATCACGGCGGCGACATGAGCGAGCACCGCTACGCCGTGCTGGCCGGCGCGGTCGGGCCGGGTTTCGACCGGGCGGCCAGTCATGCTCGGCGGATCGCGTACCGGGAGGGGTTGCACGAAGGTCTCGGCCTGGCCGCCGGGATCACGGCCTGGTTCGGCGAGGCCGAGCGGCTCGGGCTGCGTCTCGCCGTGGCGAGCAGCTCGGTCCGGTCCTGGGTGGCCGGCAACCTGGCCCGGACCGGCGATCTCGACCGCTTCGAGGTGCTGGCCTGCGGTGACGAGGTGACCGCTTACAAGCCGGACCCGGCCGTCTACCGGCTCGCCCTGGACCGGCTCGGCCTGCCGCCGGAGCAGGCGCTCGCCTTCGAGGACAGCCCGCACGGGGTGGCCGCCGCCCACGCCGCGGGCCTGCGCTGCGTGGCGATCCCGAACCCGTTCACCGACGCCGCCCGTTACGCCCGGGCCGACCTGGTGCTGCCCACCGCCGCGGCCGTCAACCTGACGGAGGTCCTGGAGCGCTGCGCGGCGACCGGGTAG
- a CDS encoding sensor domain-containing diguanylate cyclase, which yields MSVGSEVHTAGPVVETPGEPDMLPDRQSLLLAELVAFMTKDTPSVQHVLDLTTPHLQEVAGLTAATVFELDSESGMMTPTARFGEPGRRDQLVAGKVFRTPAGGKPVVNGEQMAIRLRIGGQTVGVLLLTGGALEDLRPDTTSTMALHFATTLQGLAAEKQRQFVAHSSATIRELFEHGMSAGDVETAAELLTRSCATAFRTEHAALHLIDGEGRIRFVHGVGFPPEQRQALSENLLGKAAADSPVWRAAVESGEPVMVGDVTTAKLRSGGFAQTIGTRSFIAMPLMSGTGPVGMVMCGDSATREWGARDRILAQQLAVEGALIMDSARMREAAQAHVEALTHQAFHDSLTGLPNRKYLLDRAEQAVEIAAATGTRLALLLLDLNGFKQVNDTVGHHAGDVLLQLVAKRLEHTVRRPDLVARLGGDEFSVLLTGDPDEAAAVLAGERICDRLREPFDIEGQTVRIGASIGVALFPVHGTESGALMRDADAAMYQAKRGGGGVRLTRHPSGDESF from the coding sequence ATGAGCGTGGGCAGCGAAGTGCACACAGCCGGGCCCGTCGTGGAGACGCCCGGCGAGCCGGACATGCTTCCGGACCGCCAGTCGCTACTGCTCGCCGAACTGGTGGCGTTCATGACCAAGGACACCCCCTCGGTGCAGCACGTCCTCGACCTGACCACGCCGCACCTTCAGGAGGTCGCCGGGCTGACCGCCGCCACCGTCTTCGAACTCGACTCGGAGAGCGGCATGATGACGCCCACCGCGCGGTTCGGTGAGCCGGGCCGGCGGGACCAGCTGGTCGCCGGCAAGGTGTTCCGTACCCCGGCCGGTGGCAAGCCGGTGGTCAACGGCGAGCAGATGGCGATCCGGCTGCGGATCGGCGGCCAGACCGTGGGCGTGCTGCTGCTGACCGGTGGCGCGCTGGAGGATCTGCGCCCGGACACCACCTCGACGATGGCCCTGCACTTCGCCACCACCCTGCAGGGGCTGGCCGCGGAGAAGCAGCGGCAGTTCGTCGCGCACAGCAGCGCGACGATCCGGGAGCTGTTCGAGCACGGCATGTCCGCCGGTGACGTGGAGACCGCCGCCGAGCTGCTGACCCGGTCGTGCGCGACGGCGTTCCGCACCGAGCACGCCGCCCTGCACCTGATCGACGGCGAGGGCCGGATCCGGTTCGTGCACGGCGTCGGTTTCCCGCCCGAGCAGCGGCAGGCCCTGTCCGAGAACCTGCTCGGCAAGGCGGCCGCCGACTCGCCGGTGTGGCGGGCCGCGGTCGAGTCCGGTGAGCCGGTGATGGTCGGCGACGTGACGACCGCCAAGCTGCGCTCCGGCGGGTTCGCGCAGACGATCGGCACCCGGTCGTTCATCGCGATGCCGCTGATGTCCGGCACCGGGCCGGTCGGCATGGTGATGTGCGGCGACTCCGCTACGCGGGAGTGGGGCGCCCGGGACCGCATCCTGGCGCAGCAGCTGGCCGTCGAAGGCGCGCTGATCATGGACAGCGCCCGGATGCGGGAGGCCGCCCAGGCGCACGTCGAGGCCCTCACCCACCAGGCGTTCCACGACTCGCTGACCGGTCTGCCGAACCGCAAATACCTGCTGGACCGCGCCGAGCAGGCGGTGGAGATCGCGGCGGCCACCGGCACCCGGCTGGCGCTGCTGCTGCTCGACCTGAACGGCTTCAAGCAGGTCAACGACACCGTCGGCCACCACGCCGGCGATGTGCTGCTGCAGCTCGTGGCGAAGCGGCTGGAGCACACCGTACGCCGGCCCGACCTGGTCGCCCGGCTCGGCGGCGACGAGTTCTCGGTGCTGCTCACCGGCGACCCGGACGAGGCCGCGGCGGTCCTGGCCGGGGAGCGGATCTGCGACCGGCTGCGGGAGCCGTTCGACATCGAGGGGCAGACGGTCCGGATCGGCGCGAGCAT